AGatgtaacaaataaaattaagttttgagttaagattcatataaatatcttttttcatgAACTGacttttttctattcaaattcagaaatacgaatttcttcCGTCCGAAAACCtctactaattgatattgaataaaaatgagagtgtgAGTAAAtgtttaagtgatatgagaaatatgtataataagagtgagtgagagggtttatatatatgtggtaaatgataattttgatattctaaaaaaagtttaggacatttttgcttacGAATAGGAAAATTAGGcattttgcttaagaatagaaaatttgggcatttttaccTAATGGAGGAGTAAAAagggcatttaatataatttcctttattttaaataatttcttttgaaaaattgatCCTCCATCGTTCCTGTTACCGAAATCACCTCCAAAAGTTTCCGTCACTGTGTCTAAAATTATTTCCTTTATTCAATTTGtgttgaaaaacaattttacataccggataaaatattgtaacacaaaattttgatacaaattcaAGATTAAATTACTCATAATCTTAAGGCAGATAAAAGgctaaaattatttcaataaaattgtatatctactttgaatatatagatgggtatatacttgatatatgtcattatgtgatttatgattttaaattaaaaataaaataaaatataattatataatgacacacataaatatatattcatttgtgtaTACATATAGGTATACAAAGtatcattcaaattatttatttttgatgtttataaaacaattttaagttaatagatgatcatgaaaagaaaattccacCTAGACCCTTAGGATAGCATTTACTTTACTACAACAATCCTCAGGAAAAaggatattttagaaaatttggcACTCCAAAATGCATTTTCAAATCTCTGAGAGATAATGATTTTGAGTCCTTCACTTCTTAAATTGAATCATCATGTTACATGACGCATAGCATGCTAAATATCCTtacaattgattaaaaatatttgcaGACTTAACATTGTAACATCAATGCTTACATGTAAACAAATAATCATGAAATGCTCCATTTAGTATCGTTGAGTGGTCGGAGTTGTGTCTGTTCTGGTGAAGAAAACACAGCAAAACAAAGGGCTGTTCATGTGAAAGACAGCTGGAATAAACAAGAGATTGTAGGGAAAGAGTCCGTCGTGTTGCCGGTGAAGAAGGGAGACCAACCACCGATAGCAATGGAAGAAATCAAGCAAGAAGCAGGAAAGTCACTAATGTGTACAGTCCGATTTGGTGCAATTTGAAAACTTCTTAAAACCAAACgaaaaaagagtttaaaaatttttcaaactaaactaaaaaaatacagtttactCTAGTTTGAATTATGTTTAAACCAATTAAAACCATTCacttctaattatatattatttaacaaaattaattaaattatagttttttagaatataatataaatatgtaaaataaatataaaataaatataaaatatacatgtaaagaaaataagaaaataaatattaaaaaaacaagttttatgtctaattatttatttaaaaactctgtcatatatatatattattggaaaTCAGAATCACATCCATATCCCTGTAAATCATGCATATCATAACCCAGATAATTAGCTATCACATCCCTAGaatcatgtttatattgatgagcagattgtacaaatattatgttACCGAAGATAGATTGTAATTTACAGTATATAAAGCCATTGCATGTAAAGATCACATATACAAGTAATAGAAAACGAAATTGTTTCTTACTCCTCTTAAGCTTCTCTGGTTCGCATAGTGAACTAACTCTGTTTTTTCTCAGATTTtggcatggtatcagagcaacgtTCCAAATTGCTCCTTCTTTGATCTTTCGAATTGCTCCTTCTTTGATCTTCAGTTCCAACATACTTGCATTCCATTAACCTacgcaaagaaaagaaaatcggATTAGATGGAGCCAATCAAAGCAACATCCGTCGATCCTATATCGCCTGAATGCACCACTGAAACATCACAAATGCCAGAGTTTCGGCTGGTtcatacaaacaaaaataaaccgAAGCCTGGAGATGTTCTTTATGCTTCACCATCGGATGGACCAAAACTCGTGTTGATAAAACAGACGTTGACCGGAGCCGAGAATTATGCACAGTGGGCTAGAGATTTCAGAAGAGCGCTCATTGCAAAAGACAAGATTGGATTCGTCGATGGCACTGTACCCATGTCGTCAAAACCCGATCTTGTCCGATTTTGGGTGTGATGTAACACCCTTGTCCGAGCCTGGATCAGTAACTACTTGACTGAAGAAATTGTAATTGGTTTACCACCTACAGAAGGCACTCGCGAACTATGGGGATTCATCAAAGACATGAATGGAGCTTTAGATCTTGCAAAGATCTACAGCGTTCAGTAAATTCTTGCGGAGATCCGAGAAGAAAATATGTCTGTCACGAACTACTTCAATAAGCTTTTTGCCGCCTGGAACGAATTGGATGTCGTTGAGGAGTCAATCGTTGCACCACCGGAGGTTCTCTGACAGATCCAACGCATAAAGGAACGAGAGAGGTTGACACGTTTTCTAATGAGGCTAAATGAAGGATTTGCTGCTTTTAGAACCCATATTCTCACTTTTACGGAGGCACCTTCTCTGCGATGTGCATATCATCTTGCTGTCCAAGATGAAAGCCAGAGGAGTCTCGGTCACCATGAAGAAAAAGGCATGGTAGCTTTGGCTGCTTATCAAAGGAAGGAGGCGcttggagaagaaaatgaaatagggccaacttaagtttttaatttatatggcAAGATGAACGGACAGGATGGAGTCAAGAGATCTAACGACTCATATTCGCCCACAGCTCAAAATCAATTTAGCACCCAAACGTTTAACAATTTTCGTCAAGTCACAagcaattttaataattacaatcaGCCACCCAAACAAAAGGGAAAACTATATTGTGATTATTGCAAGCGACGTAATCACACCAAAGACACTTATTGGAAGCTGCATGGTCGTCCTAGATCAAGCAAAACAAAGGCAAAAGGGCCCACTGCAAATCAAGCAGCTTCAACTAGTATGGGAGCTACAATCGGATTTTCATCTGAACAATATGATCAGTTGATCTAGCTTCTGAATCAGATACCAAAGGGTAATGACATCTCCACTCCCTACGCAGGTACGGTTTCGtgttttaatacttttatttctttggatGTTTGGATAATAGATTTAGGGGCTAGTGACCATATAATATGTTCCCCAAAATTTTGtaccaacaaaaaatatttgtcTCCTCCAACACCAGTCAAATTACCAAATGGGACCACAACTCAAGCCACACAAATAGGAGATGTCCAATTAGATAAACTCATACTTAAAAATGTCCTTTGTATACCCACATTCCGCTTTAACCTCATCTCCGTTTCCAAACTATGCACAGACAACAAATGTGTAGTAACCTTTCTACCTACTATATGCACATTTTAGGACCATTCGATTGGCAATCTGATGGGCTTGGGTAAAGAACAACATGGGTTATACTACTAGACACCGAAACCCAAgatattttctttattgaataaaacttGTATTACTTCTCCCTActgtaatacaaatcaaattaataaaatgtcattaatTTCTCATCAAAGATTAGGGCGTTCGAGTACTATTCCACATCCAAAATGTCTCATTTGCCCCCTTGCTAAGCAAACTCGCACTACCTTTCCCACAAGCACTACTTTAACCATAAAACCATTCCAATTGATACATTTGGATATTTAGAGACCTTATAGTACTCCTAATTATGATAGATCCAAATACTTTTTTACCATAGTAGACGACTTTTCACGTGCCACATGGTTATACCTTATGAACTCAAAAGCCCAAACACATACCTTTTTCTTAAAATTCGTATCCATGGTCCAAACTCAATTCCACACAAAAATCCAACGAATCTGAACAGATAATGCCAAAGAATTTCTTAACCATACCACCACTACTTACCTTGATTCTCAAGGAATTATACATGAAAGTTTCTGCCCTTACACACCATAACAAAATGGTACTGTGGAACAAAAACATAGACATCTATTAGAAGTAACCCATGCCCTTAAACACCAATCCAAAATACCACCTAAATTTTGTAGAGATTGTGTGGTCACGGCAGCCTATCTGATCAATAGAATGTCAACCAAGGTTCTAGGTGACAAAACACCTTATGAACTTCTCTTTAGTAAAAAACCAGACATCAggaatttaaaagtatttaggTGTCTCTGCTACTCCACCAAACTTCAGCAAATAGACAAATTTGACACCCGAGCAACTCGTTGTGTCTTCATGGGATATCTCCCACTATAAAAGGGATATCATTTTTATGATATGGCTGTAGATAAATTCTTCATCAGTAGAGATGTCACATTTCATGaagatgtttttccttttgctaATGAGATTACGGACACGACACTTATTGGTTCACCACCAATGACACACAATGAGTTCCTTGAAGAAAGATATGATGTAATCCCATTGTCTCACAACACTAGCGGTCTATCAACAGGATCTGAACAAGGTGTTGACTCACCTTCACCTATTCAAGATCCAACTTCATCATCCATGGATGTTCTAGTTACCTCTGATGATCCTGCACAAGTTCTCTTGAGACGATCGTCATGAACCATAAAACCTCTTATTTAGAGCACTGATTATGTTTGTGTTGTTTCATCTGAACCTTATGCCATCTCTCAATATATTAATTACGACAGGTTATCTCCAAAGCACAGAGTCTGCATCAATCACATCTCTACACATCGAGAACCTAACTCATATTCAGAAGCAGCTCAATTACCTTGGTGGCATTAGGCAATGGCAAAAGAGTTAGAAGCTCTATATCTCAATAAAACCTGAGACTTAGTACCACAACCATCTCATAGAAAACCTATTGGTTGTAAATGGGTCTTCAAGATAAAGCACCGGGCTAATGGCTCCATTGAACGgtataaagctcgattggttGCAAAAGGGTTCACTCAACAAGAAGGACTTGATTACCAAGAGACTTTTTTACCTGTCATCAAACATGTTACAGTTCACACACTCCTTGCCATTGCAGCCTCTTATGATTGGTCTATTCATCAGATGGGCGTTTACAATACTTTTCTTCATGGGGACTTAAATGAAGAAATCTATATAGAAGTTCCACCAGGAATTCACAGACAGGGGGAGAATCTGGTATGTTGATTGCGAAAGTCCTTGTATGGCCTGAAACAAGCGTCCTGACAATGGAACACCAAAATTACAGAAGCATTGATCAAGTTAGGTTTCAAACAGTCAAGACATGATTATGCCTTATTCACAAAAAGACAAGGAAAATCATTCATATGCTTGGTGGTTTATGTAGATGATATCCTCATAACTAGGAATGACATAATCACTATAAAAGAGCTAAAAACTCACCTCCATAAGTCATTCAGGATTAAAGATTTGGGatctccaaaatattttttggggATTGAAATTGCTCGATCTATAGATGGAATCGTCCTTAGCCAAAGGAAATATGCCTTGGAATTAATAGTGGACACTGGATTATCTGCTTGCAAACCAAGTACAATCCTAGTAGAACAATATGTCAAACTCACTAGTCCAGAGTACGATCATAATAGTGAAACAATAGAAGACTCACCACTACAAGATCATCTCGAATATCAACGACTAATGGGACAACTAATCTATCTCACAATGACCAGACCAGACATTAGTTATGCAGTTCAGATCCTCAGTCAATTCATGCATGCACCAAAGCAGTCTCACATGGATGTAACcttaaaagtgattaaatacCTAAAAAGATGTCCACGTCTAGGGTTATTATTCCCTCGAGATAAAAACCTAAAAGTAACGACTTACTGCGACTTAGACTAGGGTACATGTCCCATGACAAAGAAATCACTAACAAGTTTCTGTGTAAAACTTGGGGATTCTCTTATCTCATGGAAAATGAAGAAGCAACCTACCATCTCTCTTTCTTCAGCTGGAGCAGAATATCGAGCAATGGCAAAAACTACTTGTGAAATAATATGGATTCGTGGTCTATTAGAGGATCTGGGCATGATAATCTCAGAACCAGTTGAACTCTATTGTGACAATAAGGCAGCAAAGGATATCTCTACCAATCTAGTCTTCCATGAAAGAACTAAGCATATAGAGATCGACTATCACTTTATAAGAGACGAGATACAGGAAGGCTTAATAAAACCTTACCACATTCGAACCACAGAACAGTTGGCTGACATATTTACCAAACCTCTGGGATTAAGACAACATTTTTATCTCTTACACAAGCTTAGAGTTTATGACATCTACAAACcaccagcttgagggggagtattGGAAATCAGAATCACATCCACATCCCTAGAAATCATGCATATCATATCCCAGAGAATTAGCTATCACATCCCTAGaatcatgtttatattgatgagcaagttgtacaaatattatgttACCAAAGATAGATTGTAATTTACAGTATATAAAGCCATTGCATGTAAAGATCACATATACAAGTAATAGAAAACGAAATTGTTTCTTACTCCTCTTAAGCTTCTCTGGTTCGCATAGTGAACCAACTCTGTTTTTTCTCAGATtttggcatatatatatatatatatatatattcctaaAAGCCATGCACGATTTCGATAGGAAAAGAAGCAGAGATGTTGGAAAGAAGAAGGGGCCACTAAAAAGATAAAGCTCGATGCCTAAGCTTGTCGCCAAAAGAAGAGGTTACTGAAACGATGACAGAGTTGTCGTAGTGCAAACTACAAACTGTTGATAGTGTAGTGGGGTGAAATTGTAAACTTCTGAAAGTGTGGAGGTGGCTACtatgagaaaaagataaaaccctaagacaacaaaaaaatgttagtttttaaaattgaggaATACAGGAAGATTTTTAGTCCTTGGATTCTATGAAGAATTATAGATTGTGctgtaaattaaataaatgttattgacaaaatattatataatatattttattacaatgtaatctaaaatgtaattttaatgctgtgaaatagaaaacataatatacaacaaaatcagatcaaattaaaattaaatcgaatcagattaaattaaaacataatcaaATCAGAATCCGGTTAAATAGGAATATACCTATTTTATTTAACAGTGGCCTCAACTCAAGCTGAAGGAAGAAGGGCATGGGGATTTTGGAACTTCCAAATATCCTTCAAACATGTGCAACACCATCTTCATTGTTGGCCGCTTTGAAGGATCTTCTTGGATGCACCAGATTGCTACCATCAGCCACTTTTGCAACCTGCACTTGTCTGCCATAGccatttcatcttcatttaccAGAGCATCTACTCTTCCTTCAACATAGCAGTCATAAACCCAATCTGTTAGGATTgcctttctttcttcctctgtTTCCATCTCCACGCTTCTTCTGCAGCAAATTATCTCTAATAGCATAACACCATAACTGTAAACATCCACTTTGGCAGACACAGGTACATTCTTGAACCATTCAGGGGCTACATATCCTCGAGTTCCTCGGATCATGGTCCGCGTTCGAGACTGATCTGAGAGTAACAACTTTGATAATCCAAAGTCAGAAATCTTTGCATTAAAGTAGTGGTCTAGAAGTATATTTTGAGGTTTTATATCACAATGGATGATTGGAACATTGCATTCTTCATGTAAGTACACAAGCCCTTTCGCAATCTCCAGGGAAATCCTGACTCTTAGATTCCAGTCAGGCCTTGGAAGTGCAAAAAGGATATTTGCCAAAGTCCCATTGCTCATAACTTCATATACTAAAAGCCGATTAGTACCTTCATCACAGTATCCTAGCAACTGGACTAGATTTTTGTGATGAATTCTCCCAATTGCACTCACTTCAGTTTTAaattctctttccttttcttgaGCTAACTTGTCCAACTTCTTGACCGCTATGGCATTTCCTGAACCAGTTCTGAAGACCCCTTTGTACACGATACCGAAAGAGCCTCTGCCCAGTTCTTCCTTAAAGTCATCTGTAGCCTCACTGAGTTCATTGTAAGTAAAGAAACGCAAATTTGATTCAGCCATGGTTGAATCTTTGAAATTATGGTTTCCATATTGTCTCTTAGGCAACAGAAAGACAATTAGACAAAGAGCCACTAGCAAAAGAACGTTAAAGAATACAGAACCACCCAAGAATACAGCTCCTAATAATGTTAATATTCCTTTATTGCTGCCTGAATTGGCAGACTCTGGAGAATCTCCTTTCCTGACTTTGAGTAGAGCTTTTGAGAAAGAATTAGGTTCCAATCTTCCGTTGGAAAGTGGAAATCTCTTCTTCCAACATCTGTTGGCTCTAAATATCACAGCAGCACAAGAGCAATCATGCAAGCAATCTTTTTCGCACATTGTTTGAGTATAAGGTTCCAACCTCTCATAATCTCCCAGTGGCCAATTTACATCTTTGACTTCCCTCATTTGATATAATTCTTCTGGATCTCTTGACCCACCATTAGCTTCACACCCTTGCCGAAACGTCGGCCTGCAGTCACTAAATCGGTTAGTTGGATCCACAAATACATACCCATCTGGGCAGTTACAATTATATCTCCCATTTCCAAATGTGCAGTAGCTATTGAAGCCACAGCCACCCCTGCCAATGTCGTGAAATATGGCCAAACACATGTTCTCAGGAACAGCTCGCAGACGCCACCAAGCCTGATTACCATCAGAAGTCCTTGGATAAGCAAATTCTGCGAAACTTCCATCGAAGTCCAAAGTTGCTCGATAATAGTAATCCGCACTATATGTTAAATTTTCCCACAATTGAACGATTGCTTCATTAGTTTTCACAATGTAAATGTCAGCTAATTCATCAAAAACCAGCTGATGGCCCGACTCAGAAGAATCTGCACTGTAAGTATTGCTGGTATAATATGGTTTATAATTGAATCTAGTTGGCCACGCTACAGGATTGAGCTCAAGGTTTCCATTGGTAAAATGGAGCTCAAACCTGCCCTTGGAGAAATTGGTTTCTGTCAGCTTTGAAACCAGCATACTACCCAAATCTAATCTCTGCGTGCGTAAGATAGTGTCTCTAGGATCCTTAAAACTCTGCCAAACATAGTTACAGTCATTACCTATTAGCACGAAGTTGCCTGTGTCAAGCATAGCAGCTTCATCCGCAACTTCGGTGGAAGGACTTGTACTCCATATTATTTGGTTTTCAGGATCTTTGAGCAAGAGGCCTTGGGTTGTAAGCTCCACTTTTGATCCTCTTGGAGCTGGGTTATCTCCGTCGGCGTACCAAACAATAGTATTTTCAGGTATTTTGTTGAACCAGATGGCAAGTAAGAAATGGTTTGAATTGTTAAGCTGGCGAAATCCAAAAGCGAAGTGACCCAAAGGGGAAAGCCGTGAAGAGTTATCACCGGTGGTGGACAGAGATGAACCCACACTGATGTTGGCTGCGGACAAACATGGTAGCCATTGAAGAAGACAAAGCAAGATTAGAGTAGGGAGAGGTAAATAAGCCATTGATTAGGAAATGTTGCTGCAATTTTCAGCAGGAGAGTAGAGAATTTATTGCTCTA
This sequence is a window from Mangifera indica cultivar Alphonso chromosome 20, CATAS_Mindica_2.1, whole genome shotgun sequence. Protein-coding genes within it:
- the LOC123204195 gene encoding G-type lectin S-receptor-like serine/threonine-protein kinase LECRK2 encodes the protein MAYLPLPTLILLCLLQWLPCLSAANISVGSSLSTTGDNSSRLSPLGHFAFGFRQLNNSNHFLLAIWFNKIPENTIVWYADGDNPAPRGSKVELTTQGLLLKDPENQIIWSTSPSTEVADEAAMLDTGNFVLIGNDCNYVWQSFKDPRDTILRTQRLDLGSMLVSKLTETNFSKGRFELHFTNGNLELNPVAWPTRFNYKPYYTSNTYSADSSESGHQLVFDELADIYIVKTNEAIVQLWENLTYSADYYYRATLDFDGSFAEFAYPRTSDGNQAWWRLRAVPENMCLAIFHDIGRGGCGFNSYCTFGNGRYNCNCPDGYVFVDPTNRFSDCRPTFRQGCEANGGSRDPEELYQMREVKDVNWPLGDYERLEPYTQTMCEKDCLHDCSCAAVIFRANRCWKKRFPLSNGRLEPNSFSKALLKVRKGDSPESANSGSNKGILTLLGAVFLGGSVFFNVLLLVALCLIVFLLPKRQYGNHNFKDSTMAESNLRFFTYNELSEATDDFKEELGRGSFGIVYKGVFRTGSGNAIAVKKLDKLAQEKEREFKTEVSAIGRIHHKNLVQLLGYCDEGTNRLLVYEVMSNGTLANILFALPRPDWNLRVRISLEIAKGLVYLHEECNVPIIHCDIKPQNILLDHYFNAKISDFGLSKLLLSDQSRTRTMIRGTRGYVAPEWFKNVPVSAKVDVYSYGVMLLEIICCRRSVEMETEEERKAILTDWVYDCYVEGRVDALVNEDEMAMADKCRLQKWLMVAIWCIQEDPSKRPTMKMVLHMFEGYLEVPKSPCPSSFSLS